The genomic segment gagaaatcactgcacgtaagcagctaagcctgtgacgttcgatccctcaggctgtactacatcaacaagcaacatcagtgtgtaaaggatatcaccacatgggctcaggaacacttcagaaacccactctcagtatatacagttgatcgctacatctgtaagtgcaagttaaaactcttttatgcaaggcaaaaaccgtttatcaacaacacccagaaacgctgggcctgagctcatctaagatggactgatacaaagtggaaaagtgttctgtggtctgacgagtccacatttcaaattgtttttggaaactgtggacgtcgtgtcctccggaccaaagaggaaaataaccatccggattgttataggcttaaagttgaaaagccagcatctgtgatggtatgggggtgtattagtgcccaagacatgggtaacttacacatctgtgaaggcgccattaatgctgtaaggtacatacaggttttggagcaacatatgttgccatccaagcaatgttaccatggatgcccctgcttatttcagcaagaaaatgccaagccacgtgttacatcaacgtggcttcatagtaaaagagtgcgggtactagactggcctgcctgtagtccagacctgtctcccattgaaaatgtgtggcgcattatgaagcctaaaataccacactggagacccccggactgttgaacaacttaagctgtacatcaagcaagaatgggaaaaaattccacctgagaagcttaaaaaatgtgtctcctcagttcccaaacatttactgagtgttgttaaaaggaaaggccatgtaacacagtggtgaacatgccctttcccaactactttgggacgtgttgtagccatgaaattctaagttaattatcatttgcaaaaaaaaaaataaagtttatgagtttgaacatcaaatatcttgtctttgtagtgcattcaattgaatatgggttgaaaaagatttgcaaatcattgtcttccgtttatatttacatctaacacaatttcccaactcatatggaaacggtgtttgtatataaggcgcaccggattgtaaggcgcattaaaggggtcgtattgttattttatttttttttaaatgtaaaaggcttccttgtggtctacataacatgtaatggtggttctttgctcaaaatgttgcataggtaatcttcaagtcactttctgacagtctcttcaggatgcaccgttttgtgggcggtcttatttacgtgcctccacttggacagcgtcttctccccgtcatctttgttgtagcggtgtagcgtgcaaggacgggagtggaagaagtgtcaaaagatggcgctaactgttttaatgacattcagactttacttcaatcaataacggagcagcatctcctcatccgtggtttACTTATGCAACAACaaggcccgaaatgtgtcccgtgaaaaaccatctgaccggaactctctaataactaaagttccttgggtgaataatgtaaactcactacaccggtatgttttagcactttcatggcaagtttactgacagatataagtaagaactttacactattttatgttagaaatggcaacagtggaggatgaatgtcacataaaaagaagatagagaacaagaagaagattatcgactgtGGAGTcatcacagactacaaaggcggactcgcgcaaattttcaggacttatgctgatcccaaatacagaccagcaggtaccagaaggtaagaaaagttgcttttgcataatattgtgaaacaaaatggcagataatatgtcttaccttatacacacaccataataatactcctatgttgaagcacagtacaatccatcaagcggtgtggcttcatagcttaccaaagtcctactaaaacattttgatagatttttgagtgccatgtATAACgttatatattttcaatggaacatataaaatgttggtgttgtttacttgagacatattgaagTCTACAggtatatcttatgtgtggctgccatcatagtgcagtctacacgtatctcttatgtgtgactgccatctactggtcacacttatcattacaccatgtaccaaatagaatagctttgaggtcggtaagcaaaaccagaattattccgtactttaggcgcactgtcgagttttgaggggaaaaaaggattttaagtgcgccttacagtctggaaaatatggtatctTCTCAGTTTATGATGCAGAAAAAAACTGTGCCTAACAAACTAAACAGTTTGCCCCTATATCATTCCACGAAATAAGTACTCAGACAAAAAAATCCCCCGCTTTTGTGACTGTTTTGTCACGTTATTACAGTAAAACACTGGATGACTCCAACTGTGTTCCGAACGTGTGTTTATTACAAAACGGGCCTGTGTTTACCTGCCTACTTGGGAGTCATTCTACCCTTGTCATGTCGTCACTGCTTGACCCTGTAGTTCTTTGCTAATGAACACAGTTGCATCACAAGTCTCtgtgttctttctttcttttttgaaaTGTTACTATGAACGGCTGCAAAATAGACCAACATGCAGCCAAAAAAAGTTAGTTATGAGGCGCCGTTAGGGACaatattcagaattacctcttacatgtgtataagagtgttttagtagtgtgtataagatcaatcaatcaatgtttatttatatagccctaaatcacaagtgtctcaaagggctgcacaagccacaatgacatcctcggaacaaagcccacataagggcaaagaaaactcaccccagtgggacgtcgatgtgaatgactatgagaaaccttggagaggaccgcatatgtgggtaaccctcccccccaggggagaccgaaagaaatggatgtcgagtgggtctgacataatattgtgaaagtccagtccatagtggatctaacataatagtgagagtccagtccatagtggggccagcaggaaaccatcccgagcggagacggtgtgtataacagtgtttcagtagtgtgtataacagtgtttcagtaatgtgtataacagtgtttcagtagtgtgtatacgtgcatgagtgtttcagtagtgtgtgtgagagaaaaacatttccgttgtttatgtgagagcatttccgtAGTGTGTAtcagaggtaattctgaataatgtccctaatggCCTATCATATACAAttaccagcactttgataaataaAGTGAGTAAGGCTAATGCATTCAAGAAAGAAGTTGAAACAAAGTAGTATGTCATAAAGGTAAACATgatattaaatgtttatttatagatTTCTTTTGTCTTTTATGTGTGCATTTTGCATTATTTTATGAATGTAAAACTACAATAGTAGTAGTGGCTCTATATAGAATGTGTTTTTGTGTCATAACAGACtgattggatttacattatttcataaGGGAAACATTTGGTCTTCGTCTGGCctttaaaaatggattattaacaaaaacaaagtattttATATTCTTGCAACTAACCTTGTTTTAAAGTTTTATACATTTGTCAAATGTGTACTAATGTTGCAGCATTGTGAAGTTAAGCAACCAGATGACAGAATATTTgccttaaggtaaaaaaaaaaaaaagtcgtggGCATGAGTCAGAACGTAGGTAGAGATGTCGAAACTTAGGTGGGGCAGCAGGTCTTATGAGTCCTTTGAGTGCCAGTCGgtcgtttgtttttttaatgtacacaAAAACAGTGTCCACACAAACATAGTTTATAATTAGCAAAACAAATAAGCTATTTATTCGCCACGGTtaagtcaaacaaaaatgctcAAAATTAAATTTAGTCAATTGGGGGCCCAGGGCAAACCCAGTCATTTGGGCCCTccacataacaaaaacaacatggtaAATCTGCATGTTGTTAGAAACCAGTGTGTTTCCCACCTTGGCCTTCAGTGACATCTTACTTTGTCCtacttcaataaatacctctcaaaataccatcatttatatcgccacatgaccacggcttgaaaaatactatacagaaacacacttgcgcacTACTGTGCATTCAATCACCTCAATTTGTCacgagtgtacaaaacaggctattttttggcgcatttaaaaatcaataaacccgcatcggacatggtactgtcaaaactaaaataattgtaaaaaacatattgaatgtgaaaaaatatatttgaatttACAATTTGTAACGACTCTTTGGTGCCGTATAAGCcattggtaccgctcgtagttggttgatttgagtggaagtggcaggcaaaccatttcaccgccaggaCAGCTTAACCAGTTTCCGGGGTCGGCCGACCTCATCTCACAAGATTTAGTTTCTctataaaggcctactgaaatgcgattttcttatttaaacggggatagcaggtccattctatgtgtcatacttgatcatttcacgatattgccatatttttgctgaaaggatttagtagagaacatcgacaataaagttcgcaacttttggtcgctgataaaaaagccttgcctcacatctgcacattgtttacaatcatggccaccagcagcgagagcgattcggaccgagaaagcgacaatttcccctttaatttgagcgaggatgaaagatttgtggatgaggaaagtgagagtgaaggactagagggcagtgggagcgattcagatagggaagatgctgtgagaggcgggttggacctgatattcagctgggaatgactaaaacagtaaataaacacaagacatatatatactctattagccacaacacaaccaggcttatatttaatatgccacaaattaatcccgcataccagacacctcccccctcccgtccatacaacccgccaatacaactcaaacacctgcacaacacactcaatcccacagcccaaagtaccgttcacctcctcaaagttcatacagcacatatatttccccaaagtccccaaagttacgtacgtgacatgcacatagcggcacgcacgtatgggcaagcgatgaaatgtttggaagcatgcgtactcacggtaccgcgtctgcatatccaactcaaagtcctcctggtaagagtctctgttgtcccagttctccacaggccaatggtaaagcttgactgtcatcttccgggaatgtaaacaatgaaacaccggctgtgtttgtgttgttgctgcagccgcccgcaatacaccgcttcccacctacagctttcttctttgctgtctccattgttcattgaacaaattgcaaaagattcaccaacacagatgtccagaatactgtggaattttacgatgaaaacagacaacttaatagctggccaccatgctgtcccaaaatgtcctctacaatctgtgacgtcacacgcaggcgtcatcataccgagacgttttcagcaggatatttcgcgcgaaatttaaaattgcactttagtaagctaacccggccgtatggcatgtgttgcaatgttaagatttcatcattgatatataaagtatcagactgcgtggtcggtagtagtgggtttcagtaggcctttaaatatccttcttgaaaatgcccttgcaaatatatatctcaaCGTTTTAcctctgcttctttgttggttaaaaaagtgagtaccgctgatttctctgctggccgggtatggctccggtgccgctTTCTGCTTTTGTAAGTCACAACTTGTGATAggatacttgggagtgacaagtgagtatccaatcacagtcacgttcaacggaaggctactgtcaacaacttatgATCTGATCgggtatcgcaactgtctgttaaACTGAATGTCCTCTGTTCGCTAATGTTGGTTCcgaaggcctccggcagaattcatacagcgctggcaacaagctagctgaattttCTTTTGATATAAGCTCTAACTTGAAAACAGCAACACTGGAGCATAATACGACATGAAgataatatgatgaatacttttctATATTTaagaaatgtaaataaaaaataaaatgaccttttattaatttatgatcatgatttatgtgccagcagagaaggccttgttgGCCCTGACCTGCACACCACTGTTAGAAACTATGGTGCCAGCTGTTAAGCTTGGTCAGTCCCTCAATGAGCATCACCAATCTTTTGCTACGATTGATTGGAAGTCATGAAcattaatacatatttaatgacgtgTGAGCCATTTTTCAGAAATCCCTTTTTTCTGAGCACAATTGGACTGAATGTGACACGCTGCGCTATTATTGTAAAGGCTCGGAATGTGTGACTAGTGGGAAAAGGAGAGCTCTTGACTTTGGCCGTGTTTCAACGTGACAAGACTGTTGACTTTGATAAAGTGCCTCTCAGGTTCCCCCCGCCGAGCGTGCACTACATCTTACAATAGTTTACCATTTGGAGCGCTTTAAAACTCACATATTTTTGATGAAAAGGGTCACAGTTCACTTGCATCCTGCTCTGACTCTTGCTGTGTCCATCACATACATTCAGTGTCACTGAGAAAGGTGGACATATTGGAttaaataataacatttaaataaaaaataaaaaattcttgctCTCACTCTTCTTCTACGCTCGGCTTGCATAGTTCTGTTtcatctttataaaaaaaaaaaaaaaaaaaatattacaactgTGCCAACAGGTTTCTTTCAGCCTGTTTTCCGTAATCAAGCCTGCGCATGCGCAGGAGCATGGCATGGTTTTTCTTGTTGTGGCTCCCTCAGATCTTTTTTTAAACCTGCGCTGagaaaagtttgcattttttgGAAAAAGTTCCAACAGTTTACCGTGAGGCCGTGAATGTGCACAGGCTGAGTTCCGAGGCGCGAGGAAGACAAGAAAAAAAGACTGCAAGCCAGTGTATTCGGTTCAGTGGGTATACCGGCCAAAAAAAGAACAGGAAAACAAGTTTAATTTCAGATGGACAGGTTGCTTTTCCTGTGAAATAAATAAACTACAAAGATGAAACCTTTTAAAAAAGTTCATAAGCTGTGTTACGTTTTGCTGCTATATACTAGTGTTCTTTAGTGGACAATGTCTATTTTGATAgtaaaggttgcagacccctggtataCACTGTAATTGTTATTTTTCTGGAGTTGCACTGCAACTTTAAATACAGGAAGTGTGACATACCACTCATGGTTGCGTAGTGAGCGTGGGCAGGAAACCAAAAGCATCTGCTAAAGTTACGGATTGTTAGCAAAAACATACCGGAGGCTGTTCTGTAGCGGGCGATTCCCGTTTAAATCAACTATTATCAAAAGTTGAAAAATatgaatttttatatattttttagattatAAGTAATAACAGAGtgtacatttttaatattaatttaGGCAGATACATGACACAATTTGTAatctttattatttgtattttgaaaGACAAAACAGGAAACACTAGATGTGTGTAATTTCAGATGGACAGATTGATTTTCCTGTGAAATAAAAAACCTACAAAGATGAAACCTTTTAAAAAGTTCATAAGTTGTGTTACATTTTGTTGCTATATACTAGTGTTCTTTAGTGGAAAACTATATTTTGATAgtaaaggttgcagacccctggtataCACTGTAATTGTTGTTTTTTCTGGAGTTGCACTGCAACTTTAAATACAGGAATTGTGACGTACCACTCATGCTTGCGTAGTGAGCGTGGGCAGAAACCAATAGCGTCTACTAAAGTTACGGATTGTTAGCAAACACATACCGAAGCTGTTCTGTAGCGGGCGATTCCCGTTTAAAATCAACTATCatcaaaagtttaaaaaagtatatatgtacattttttttatctaaataataacagtgtgtacatttgttattattattttaggcaGATACATGACACAATTTGTAATCTTTGTTATTCTATTTTGAAAGTCAAAACAGGAAACAAGTTTAATTTCAGATGAACAGGTTGCTTTTCCTGTGAAATAAAAAACTACAAAGATGAAACCTTTTAAAAAAGTTCATAAGCTGTGTTACGTTTTGCTGCTATGTACTAGTGTTCTTTAGTGGAAAATGTCTATTTTGATAgtaaaggttgcagacccctggtgtACACTGTAATTGTTGTTTTTCTGGAGTTGCACTGCACCTTTAAATACAGGAAGTGTGACGTACCACTCATGCTTGCGAAGTGAGCGTGGGCAGGAAACCAATAGCGTCTACTAAAGTTAAGGATTGTTAGCAAACACATACCGGAAGCTGTTCTGTTGCGGGCGATTCCCGTGTAAAATCAACTATcatcaaacgtttttttttttacttttgattATATGAATATGTAAAACAATTTTTAGATACAAATAACCCAGTGTGTAcatgtttattattaatttaggcaGATACATGACACGATTTGTCAtcgttattgttttgttttgaaagtcAAAACAGGAAACACTATATGTGGTGCAGTGACTGTGCCAGCTCGGGAAAACTAGTGCTCGCTGCCTACTTGATCAACAACTAGAGGGGGAAGCTCGCATTAGAACCGGCGCTGTTCCGACATGTCACAACATAAGAGCTGAGTGCGGGTCGGAAAGCACCGCATTTATCCCCACTCCCCACCCCCCCGGTAGCGGCAGTAGTCCGCGGCCACGCCCTGGAGCCCGAACAAAACTGCTGGCAGTGATCGGCTGGAGGAACCATGAGGGAGTACAAGGTGGTGGTCCTCGGCTCCGGAGGGGTCGGGAAATCCGCCTTGACCGTTCAGTTCGTGACGGGGTCCTTCATCGAGAAGTACGACCCCACAATAGAGGATTTCTACCGGAAGGAAATCGAAGTGGACTCCTCACCGTCCGTGCTGGAGATCCTGGACACGGCCGGCACCGAGCAGTTCGCCTCCATGCGGGACTTGTACATTAAAAACGGGCAGGGCTTCATCCTGGTCTACAGTCTGGTCAACCAGCAGAGCTTCCAGGACATCAAGCCCATGCGGGACCAGATCATCCGGGTCAAACGGTACGAGCGGGTGCCTATGATCCTGGTGGGGAACAAAGTGGACCTGGAGGGGGAGCGGGAGGTGTCGTCCGGCGAAGGTAAGGCGCTGGCGGAGGAATGGAACTGTCCCTTCATGGAGACCTCGGCCAAGAACAAGATCTCCGTGGACGAGCTGTTCGCAGAGATAGTCCGCCAGATGAACTATGCGTCCACGCCGAATGGCGACGACCCGTGTTGTGCTTCTTGTGTCATCCTGTAAGGAAAGTTCTGCACCGTCCTTGCTTTTTGAAATGGTGAGTTAAGTCGATCAAACTTTGAAACTTGCGTCATTACTTTCAACTAGCTGGACTTTAGTCAAGCAAAAACTACTTAAAAAACGACATAAATAGTTCCTACACAAACTTCATGGAAGGGTGGGGCGTTACATTGTTGTAGGACATCCGCTAGTTTACATTTGTGGTAACATTGTttgagtcaggggtgtcaaactcattctaGATGGGAaagatctactcccaagtgggccggactggtaaaatcacggcacgataacttcaaaataaagacaacttcagattgttttctttgtttaaaaatagaacaagcacattctgaaaatgaacaactcaaaatgttgttgttgttttttttacacttacatgttgcagttaatagtattctatctttatttgtcattatgtaTACCTTCTGAATAAAGGAAAGTTCTGCACCGTCCTTGCTTTTTGCAATGGTAAGTTAAGTCGATCAAACTTTGAAACTCGCGTCATTACTTTCATCTAGCTGGACTTTAGTAAAGCAAAAGTACTTACAAACGACATAAGTAGTTCCTACACAAACTTCATGGAAGGGTGGGGCGTTACATTGTTGTAGGACATCCGCTAGTTTACATTTGTGGTAACATAGTcaagggtgtcaaagtcattttagatgggggtccacatggagaaaaatctacttccacgtgggccggactggtaaaatcacggcacgataacttaaaaataaagacaacttaagattgttttctatgtttaaaattaaaacaagcacattctgaaaatgtacaaatcataatgttgttgtttttttacacttacatgtggttaatagtattctatctttatttgtcattatttatacctTCTGAATAAAGGAAAGTTCCGCACCGTCCTTGCTTTTTGCAATGGTAAGTAAGTAAGATTAAAAAACGTGACTTTGAAACTCGCGTCATTACTTTCAACTAGCAAGACTTCAGTAGTCGCCGTTTGTTTGACGGCAAGCAAAACTACTCACAAACGACATAAGTAGTTCCTACAAAAACTTCATGGAAGGGTGGGGTGTTACATTGTTGTAGGACATCCGCTAGTTTACATTTGTGGTAACATTTTAGGACTAGTGATGTTTACGTGATAAAAACTACTATAAACTTACACAAAGTAAGactgtgaattattattatttacagcacAACATATTccttattaaaacaaaataaatcgagctaactatatatatatatatatgtatatttttcctGCTCACGTGGCCACTTGTTACTAGGCAGAGTTCATGGGTGTAATTGTGACTTCCCCATTGGCCTGTTAAATAATAGCATATGTTGGTAGCTGCACTTTTTAAGATGTTTAATAATTAAACTAAGTAAAAGTTAAGACACTGCGCTGTATTTTAATCAAAAATACAAGACAAATGCAGGAGATGAGCCGTCTTTGTCATTCATTCTTTACAAAATGCTTTGTATTGATTCGCTTAGCTGCTTTTTTGTATTCTTCTACTGTGTATAGGTAAaattgggcaaaatacggcccgtgtgccacatgcggcccgttacgattttcaatccggcccgccagatGTTctccattattttttttttacctttaacatcaaaactgtcgccgccattttgatgtgcagtgctgtttttaaataactatagaaagtattttagTGGTCGAAATCTGTGCTTTGgggtgttatacgagttattacggtaatctacgtcagagATAGTCTGCCAGATGAACTATGCGTCCACGCTGAATGGCGATGACCCGTGTTGTGCTTCTTGTGTTATTCTGTAAGGAAAGTTTACCTTTAAAGGAAAAACAAATGATCTAAATCAGAGCCAATTGTATGATATGATTTGAATATTGAATTGATATTGTTACGCcaccattttgtgtttttgtatgattataattgtgtttaaaatgtaatcattcaaagCTATAGATCATTTGAAGTTGGTATCATCATTGCCCCTGTAACTCCTTGGTATTAGATCGATAACCAAATTTGTAGTATTGTCCTAATTTAATGTtatgtatccaaacaacagaataataagtacatagtagtacattttaacagaagtgtagatataacctcGTTACAAGAGTAAGTAATCAGTTAGTAACAGTAATTTAACACAGAGATTCACAATGTTTTGAGAAAATAACACAACTGGAAATTACTAAAAATTAtaccgcatatgtcagcagccaaattaccgTAATTTTTTTACTATAGGCCACGCCTCATTAAAAGCCACAATGCCAATTAATGCggatctattttcaaacaaaaggcgcaccggatttggcgcaataaaggagtcattaaaacacttctttgtggttatgtaatggtggttcttttgtcaaGATGTTACATgagttatgttttacagaccatctctcgttttgtgggcggttttatttatgtgcctccatttcgacagcgtcttctccccgtcatctttgttgtaccgctagtttttagcgcttttacAGCGAGTCTGCTGaccgatataagttagaactgttcgCTACTTTTTAGTAAAAATGGCAACAACGGGGGATGAATTTcctacaacaagaggatagaggaaaagagCTTACAAAGGTGGATGCCTGCACATTTTTGGgagttatgcagatcctaaatacacatcagcaggtatcaATTGTGTGTTGTGGCTTCGtagcagatttttgagcgctgtgtgtaattttATTTatcctcaatgaaacatcaacaatTTGGTGTTGTTTGCTTATGGGTGCTTgccagcgtcatttattgaacaggcttcAACTTGAAGTCCACGCGTATCTCTtaggtgtgactgccatctacaggtcacacttatcattacgtcatgtaccaaataaaattccttcgaggtcgataagcacaaccagaattaatgaaTTCTGAGTTATAaggcgatttttgagaaaatgaaaggattctaAGTGCAATTTATAgttagaaaaatacggtaggcgCCTTTTTAACCAGACAGGATGCTGTAATATATCATGGTATAGATGATTTTAGGACATATTGCCAATCTATAGTGTTGCATATGTAACCCAAGATTGTTGCGGCAGTCCATAATGTACCGCGTACAGTCTACCACAGAGTAAAATAAAACACTTCATAACGACAAAAAAGAATAAACGGTATGCTGCGTCTTTTTTCCTTTATGGTATCGTTATGTGAAATATCGGAATAGTTTAATAAATCaacgtagtgttgtcccgatactaatattttggtaccagtgccaaaatgtatttcgttactttttggtactttttgatacttttctaaataaagtggaccacaaaaaatggcattattggctttattttagcaaaaaatcttacattagattaaacatatgtttattattgcaagtttgtccttaaatgaaatagtgaacatactaaacaacttgtcttttagtagtaagtaaacaaacaaagcctcttaattagtctgctgacatatgcagtaacatattgtgtcatttatctacctattattttgtctacattattaaagacaaatggtagaaaatgaattattaatctacttgttcatttactgttaatatctgcttattttttcttttaacatgttctatctacatttctgttaaaatgtaataatcacttattcttctgttttttggatacttaacatttgttttggatgatatcataaatgtgggtatcgatccgataccaagtcgttacaggatcatacaatggtcatattcaaagtcctcatgacgtatttcctgagtttataaacataatataaatttaaaaaaaacgaaagaagattgtgtgatgctaaaaaatatcgatgtaatcatagtagtatcgactagatacactattgtacttggtatcattacagtggatgtcaggtgtagatccaccaatggcgtttgtttacatttcgaTGCCGgtaagctattgtatcctcctacggtgtgtagtgaagcatgtttagctattcctcgtcctccagtgataatgcaac from the Nerophis lumbriciformis linkage group LG17, RoL_Nlum_v2.1, whole genome shotgun sequence genome contains:
- the LOC133614821 gene encoding ras-related protein Rap-2b, whose protein sequence is MREYKVVVLGSGGVGKSALTVQFVTGSFIEKYDPTIEDFYRKEIEVDSSPSVLEILDTAGTEQFASMRDLYIKNGQGFILVYSLVNQQSFQDIKPMRDQIIRVKRYERVPMILVGNKVDLEGEREVSSGEGKALAEEWNCPFMETSAKNKISVDELFAEIVRQMNYASTPNGDDPCCASCVIL